The following are encoded together in the Malaya genurostris strain Urasoe2022 chromosome 3, Malgen_1.1, whole genome shotgun sequence genome:
- the LOC131436047 gene encoding sugar transporter SWEET1 isoform X2, with protein MVALEDLSLKDILAMSATISTVLQFLTGSVICHRYIRKKSTGETSGFPFISGFLSCFLWLKYGILTREHTVIFVNTIGSCLFFSYTVIYFTFSVNKRIVIRQTLAVGSFILICTLYSAYETDVDKIIRVIGLVCCCVGVLFFASPLTKLAHVIRTKNTESLPFPIIVASFFVSLQWFIYGLLIDDRFIQIPNLLGCILSSIQLFLYVMYPSRTLFSVSGPTYQQIRTDDGVP; from the exons ATGGTAGCACTGGAAGATTTATCATTAAAAGATATATTGGCAATGTCGGCTACTATTTCAACTGTTCTACAATTTTTAACAGGATC GGTGATTTGTCAcagatacattagaaaaaaatcaactgGGGAAACTTCAGGCTTTCCGTTTATATCTGGATTTTTGTC TTGCTTTTTGTGGTTGAAGTACGGAATACTTACAAGAGAGCATACCGTAATTTTCGTTAATACGATTGGCTCATGCTTGTTTTTTTCGTATACCGTTATATATTTCACGTTTTCAGTCAACAAGCGAATAGTGATTCGTCAGACTCTAGCAGTTGGCAGTTTTATCCTGATATGCACACTTTATTCAGCGTATGAAACAGATGTAGATAAAATAATTCGAGTTATTG GGCTTGTATGCTGTTGTGTAggtgttttattttttgcatctCCTTTGACAAAACTTGCCCATGTGATTCGTACAAAAAACACGGAAAGTCTTCCGTTCCCAATTATCGTTGCATCGTTCTTTGTATCACTGCAGTGGTTCATCTATGGTTTGTTGATTGATGATAGATTTATTCAG attCCTAATCTGCTAGGATGTATTTTATCGTCCATACAGTTGTTCCTTTATGTGATGTACCCAAGTAGGACATTGTTTTCTGTCAGCGGTCCTACCTATCAACAAATTCGAACAGATGATGGTGTTCCTTGA
- the LOC131436047 gene encoding sugar transporter SWEET1 isoform X1, which produces MVALEDLSLKDILAMSATISTVLQFLTGSVICHRYIRKKSTGETSGFPFISGFLSCFLWLKYGILTREHTVIFVNTIGSCLFFSYTVIYFTFSVNKRIVIRQTLAVGSFILICTLYSAYETDVDKIIRVIGMLRNDTVPNYKLLSMIFIGLVCCCVGVLFFASPLTKLAHVIRTKNTESLPFPIIVASFFVSLQWFIYGLLIDDRFIQIPNLLGCILSSIQLFLYVMYPSRTLFSVSGPTYQQIRTDDGVP; this is translated from the exons ATGGTAGCACTGGAAGATTTATCATTAAAAGATATATTGGCAATGTCGGCTACTATTTCAACTGTTCTACAATTTTTAACAGGATC GGTGATTTGTCAcagatacattagaaaaaaatcaactgGGGAAACTTCAGGCTTTCCGTTTATATCTGGATTTTTGTC TTGCTTTTTGTGGTTGAAGTACGGAATACTTACAAGAGAGCATACCGTAATTTTCGTTAATACGATTGGCTCATGCTTGTTTTTTTCGTATACCGTTATATATTTCACGTTTTCAGTCAACAAGCGAATAGTGATTCGTCAGACTCTAGCAGTTGGCAGTTTTATCCTGATATGCACACTTTATTCAGCGTATGAAACAGATGTAGATAAAATAATTCGAGTTATTGGTATGTTAAGAAATGATACTGTTCCTAATTATAAACTATTAAGTATGATTTTTATAGGGCTTGTATGCTGTTGTGTAggtgttttattttttgcatctCCTTTGACAAAACTTGCCCATGTGATTCGTACAAAAAACACGGAAAGTCTTCCGTTCCCAATTATCGTTGCATCGTTCTTTGTATCACTGCAGTGGTTCATCTATGGTTTGTTGATTGATGATAGATTTATTCAG attCCTAATCTGCTAGGATGTATTTTATCGTCCATACAGTTGTTCCTTTATGTGATGTACCCAAGTAGGACATTGTTTTCTGTCAGCGGTCCTACCTATCAACAAATTCGAACAGATGATGGTGTTCCTTGA